The region AATTCATCATGGTCTTCTACAAACAATATAGAAAGGTTTTTTGTGTACTTTAGTATTTCTTTAGAGGTTAACATGTTCAATTCACTTTTAAAATTTAATTTATGTCTAGTTAGTATATCTCTAATTGATATTTTATTCAATAAATATTGATACAATAACACCAATTTATTTAATGATAGTTACTATGTTACTATTTGTTATAATACAAATTATATTATGTATATTGTTGATAAATAGTTAAATTATAAAAAAGAGCTCAAATGAATATAATTATAAATGGTGAAACAAAAAAATTTAAGAGTGAAATAACTCTTTTAGAAATACTTCAAGAACTCTCTTTAGAAGGTAAAGTTATGGCTGCGGCTGTAAATATGGAAATAGTAAAACAAAATGAATGGAATTCTTATAAATTAAAAGATTTAGACAAATTAGAATTACTAGACTTTGTAGGCGGAGGTTAATTTGTTTTTATAGCTACTACAGCTATAGCATACTCTCCATCATGTGTTATGGATAATGAAGTGTCAGATATATTGAAATTATTTATAAGTTTTTCAGAGAGTTCAAGTTTTGGAGCACCTTTTTTTGTTTTAGTAATTTTAATATCTTCAAATGCACAATCTTTTCCTATCCCCACTCCAAGAGCCTTTGATAATGCTTCTTTTGAAGCCCAAAAACCAGAAGCTGTCTTATAGTTAGATACAAGTTTTATTTCTTGAGGAGACAAAAATCTAAGTAATGCTTTTTCTCCAAATTTTTCCATAAAACTTTTCATTCGAGAAGTTTTTATAAGGTCTATCCCTATCATTTTTAAATATCCTAAAATAAATTATTTGTGATTATATCATATTGAAATAGTGTAAATTTATATAATTAAGAGATTAAATAAGCATAATTAATTTTAGTTTTCTTATAAATATGATATAAGAATAGTACTTAAAATAGGAGTTTAACTAATATGTCACAGAAAAATTTTAAAAAATTATTTACAATATATTTTATTATATTTGGAGCTATGATTTCCATCATTAGTGGAATTATTTCATACAATATTCAATTAAATAGTTTTAAGGATGAATTAAACTCTAAAGCAAATGAAATTATGCTTATTAAAAAATTTCTTATTTTAAAAGAAGAAATTAAATCTTTTGATTATATTGTTAAAAGTCTCCCTAAAAGCAATATATTAAAAGAGTATATTCAAGATCAAAATGTAAATAAATTAAATAAACTTGAAGATGTTTTTTTAATCATTACAAATACAAATAGAAATGTTGAACAACTTAGATATATAGATAAAAATGGTGTGGAAATCATTAAAATAAATAAAAAAAATATTGGTGATGAAGCTTATCTTGTACCTAAAAATGAACTTCAAAATAAGTCAAATAGAGAATATTTTAAAATTGTATCTGCTATGACTGAGATGAAAGTATGGTACTCTAAGTTTAACTTAAATATTGAGCATGGAAAAATAGAGACACCATATAAACCAACAATAAGGGTTGCTATACCTATTTTTAATAAACTTCAAAAATTTGAAGGTATGATAATAGTGAACTTGTTGACAAAAAAAATATTTAAATCTATTGGTAATTCATCTACTTTTGAACATTATATTGTTGATAAAGATGGTAACTATATTCTGCATCCAGATGAACAATACTCTTTCAATAAATACACAGGAGTAAAACGAGATTTAAAAAAAGATTTTCCAAATATAACTGCAGATATATTATCAACATATAAAACATTTAATAATAACTATATATATGATTTAAGTGATGTTATACAAAATGAAGATAAAGCAATTTTAATTTTAAAACCAAAAAAAGAGTATCAAGAACAATTTTTAAAAGATAGAATATTATCTACAATATACATTATCATACTAAGTATGTTGGCTAGTGTTTTGATGGCTTTATATGTTTCAAGACAACCATCTGAGTTGCAAAAAGCATTATATGTGGCAAATAGAGAATTAAATCGATTTGCTTCAATCTTAGATAAGTATGTGGTAAGTGCTAGAACAAAAAAAGATAGCACCATAGTTGAAGTTAGTAGTGCATTTGCAGATTCAAGTGGCTATACTAAAGAAGAGCTCATAGGTAAACCTATGAGAATCATTCGCAACAAAGATACTTCCTCTTCTATTATTTCTGATTTATGGGATAAACTTTTGAACAATCAAGCTTGGGATGGAGAAATAAAAAATACAAGAAAAGATGGTAGTGACTTTTGGTTAGAACAGCATATAGTAGCTGTTAAAAATGAAGATGATAAAATAGAATCATTTTTGTCGGTTAGTCAAGACATAACACTTAAAAAAGAGTTTGAATTATTGTCATCTATGGATAAGTTAACAGGTATTTTAAATAGAAGAAAACTTGATGAATTTTTGGATTATGAAGTTGAATCAGCAAATAGATATAAGCAAAATTTATCATTAATTATTATTGATATAGATCACTTTAAAGAAGTAAATGACACTTATGGGCATCAAGTAGGTGATTTCGTTTTATCTCAAACTACTAAAATAATTTCTAGTCTTATTAGAAAGAGTGATATCTTTGGAAGATTTGGTGGTGAAGAATTTTTGATAATTGCTCCGTATTCATCAAAAGAAGAATCTTTTATTTTAGCAGAAAAACTTAGAGAAAAAATTTCTAATTACAACTTTAAAGAAGTTGGATATAAAACAATTAGTTTAGGAATAGCTCAGTTAGAAGAGAACGAAGATGTTAAAAGTCTTGTTAAAAACGCAGATACAGCACTATATGAAGCTAAAAATAGTGGAAGAAATAAGAGTGTTATTTATAAACCCAAATCTTAAAGGGTTTATAAATATATTATTGAACAACAAATTCGGTAAAGTAAATACCTTTAATACGACCGTCTGAAATCATAGCATTTAAAGTATCCATGATTTGATCACTGATTTTTTGTTTACCTTTTTTAGAAGAAATCTCTTCAAGTGTTTTTGATGTTAAAATTCTAATAACTCTATCTCTAAGAACAGGAGATTTTTTATCTAACTCTAAACTTAACTCTTCGCCCTCAAGTTCTAAAGACATAGTCACTTTTAGATAACGACGACCTGAATCACTCTTAAGGTTTACTGTAAAAGTGTCTAATGGATATAAAATACCAATGTCATTTAATTTTCTAGAGTCGCTATAGTCTCCAGAACTTCTACTTGATTTTGAAACACTTTTTTCATTCACTTGTGGAGCAGGTTGACTCACAGCAACATCATCATTGCCCATCAAAAGGAAAGCGACCACTGCACCACCAATAATGATTAGTATTAGAACAACTATGATGATTATCATCAACATATTGCCGGATTTTTTTTCTTTAGGTGCACTTTCTTCGTTTGTGCCTTCTTCTTCTGCCATTATTTTCCCTTAAAATATAATTGTGTTAGTATATCGGAATTTATAAAATATTTATAAACTGTTAGCTGTTAGTGTTAAATCTTTTAATGGTAAAAATTCATAGGTTTCAGGATTATAATAGTTGATATTTCCTGTTTCCATGTCGTATAACCATCCATGAATATATAGTGAACCATCTTCAAATCGTTTTTTAATAATAGGATAAGTCAAAATATTTTCTAGTTGTTTAATGATGGATAGTTTCTCTGTAAGTCTTAATAGATTTTCTATCGGAGCTTCAGATCCTAAACTAAGTATAGCGGCTGTTTTTGCACTTTGACCTAGCTCTAACCACTTTTTTGTATGAATAAGAGAGGGATCATTTAATTCTTGATAAAGACTACTACAAGCTCCACAATGAGTGTGACCACATATTATTATTTCTTGTACTTTTAAAATGCTTACAGCATATTCAATTCCTGAAGCTGTCGCATGATAATCTTCATCTGGTTTATATGGAGGAACAAAATTTCCAACATTTCTAATGACAAAAAGATCACCTGGATCAGATTGAACCATTAGGTCTGGTATTACTCTAGAATCTGAGCATCCAATAAAAAGTGCTTTTGGACTTTGCCCACCACTAACGAGTTTAAGAAGTGCCTCTTTGTTCTTTGTAAAATAAGACTTAAAGAGTTTGTTACCTTGTGCATATTCTTCTAAGTTCATTTTGTTAGATGCACTCTTTTATTTCTAAAGCTTTTATAATTTCTTCAAATATTTTACCTGCTTGACGATTAGTATCATCATGATACTCTATAACGAGGACTTCCCTTGCATCTGATATACTTGTTGTATATGTTTCTGGTTGGTTTTTGTATTTAGCTATAGTTTTTGCAACACAATCATTTACTTGTTTTTTTTCACAATCACCTTTATATGCTAGTGATAATCTTGAAAACCTCTCTTCACTTCTGAACTCAGCGTCTATCATTGATATCCTTTGTATTATATTTTAAAATTATAGTCTATATATTTCAAAATAGTTAATTATTATGATTAATTTAATACCATTCTAGTAATTTTGTTACCTCATCCACAATAAAAGTTTTTATTGTGGTTTTTTCAAGTGGTTTTTTTGCTAAGAGTACTTTTTTTATATTTTGCATCTTTGCTTCTTTGAGTCTAACATCCATGCCATATACTTCTCTTACATCACCAACTAATGATACTTCTCCTATAAATATAGTCTCTTTAGATATAGCACGATCTCTAAAACTACTTATAATTGCAGCCAATATTGCTAAATCAGCACTTGTTTCAGTTATTTTAATGCCTCCTGTGATATTTATAAAAACATCATAGCCAGATAGAGGAATCTCTAACTTTCTCTCTAAGAGTGCCAAAAGCATATTTAATCTATTTGTATCAAAACCTGTAGCTTGTCTTTTTGAATTTGATGTATGAGATTCTGAGACAAGAGCTTGAACCTCTAGTATGATAGGACGAGAACCTTCCATAACAACCGTAAGTGCCGAACCTGCTTGTTCAGAGTTTCTGTTAAAAAAACGAGATGCTACATCTGTAGCAGAAACCAATCCATCATTTCGCATCTCAAAAACACCAATCTCACTTGTAGGTCCAAAACGATTTTTAAAACCTCTTAAAATTCTTAACTCCTGTGAAGAGTCTCCCTCAAAGTATAAAACCGTATCAACCATATGTTCTAAAACTCTAGGACCTGCAATTGAGCCTTCTTTTGTTATGTGACCTATGATAAATATGGCTATATCTTTTTCTTTTGCTATTCTCATAAGTTCAAATGTAATCTGACGCACTTGTGTAACTGAACCAGGTGCTGATGTGATATTTTCAGAATAAATAGTTTGAATGGAGTCAATTATAAGAAACTCATACTTTCTATGTTCAAGTTCTACTAAAATTTGTTCAAGTCTGATTTCACTAAGAAGATATAAAGAGTCATTGTTAGAGTTTAGGCGGTTTGCACGAAGTTTAATTTGTCCACTTGACTCTTCTCCTGTAACATAAAGTACGTTTTTGTTTGTTGATGCTATGTTAGATGCTACCTTTAAAAGCAGAGTTGATTTTCCAACTCCAGGACTTCCACCAATGAGAGTTAATGAACCAGGAACTATACCGCCACCTAAAACTCCGTCAAGTTCTATATCAAGAGAGCTGTATCTATAGACTTCATTTTCAACTATATCATTTATGCTTAGAGCTTTAGATGCTAAAGAAGATGAAGATTTAGTTTTTTTTACCACATCTTGTTGATGTTCATTTAACTCTACAAAAGAGTCCCAAGCTCCACAATTAGTACATTTTCCCATCCATTTTGGAGTGGTAAGTCCACAGTGTTGACACTCAAATAAAATCTTTTTCTTAGCCATAGTAATGTTGCCTCATTTGAATTAATAAAGTATTATATAGATTTTTAAGGAAGGAGATTGATTATATGGCAAAATGCCATATAAAAGAAGAAATTATGCAGTCTCTTCTTCTACAAATATAGCATCTAGCAAAGTATCGACAAATTCATACTTGTCAAAAGGTGTTAGATTTTCAGGTTGTTCGCCTGTTCCTACATAAAGTATAGGAAGTTCAAGTGCATAAGCTATGGAAAAGATAGAGCCACCTTTTGCAGTTCCATCCAGTTTTGTAATGATTATACCATCTATGCCAACCATCTCATTAAAAGCTTTTGCTTGAGCTATAGCTGAGTTTCCTTGTGTTCCATCAACAACTAAGATAGTTCTATGTGGAGAACCAGGATGTGCTTTGTCACAGATGCGATTAATCTTTTTGAGTTCATTTGCCAAGTTTGTTTGAGTGTGAAGACGTCCAGCCGTGTCAATGATAACATTGTCAAAACCTTTTGCTTTAGCAGAGTCTATTGTGTCAAAAGCTACAGCTGATGAATCATGTCCTTGCTTTGATGAAACTATAGGTATATCAAGTTTTTTAGACCAAAGTGTAAGTTGTTCTATAGCAGCTGCACGAAATGTATCCCCAGCACCTAATATAACTTTTTTGCCTTCACTTTTGTATCTTTGGGCTAACTTAGAGATAGTAGTAGTTTTTCCAGCTCCATTAACTCCAACTATTAATTCAACAAATGGAGCTGTAAATTC is a window of uncultured Sulfurimonas sp. DNA encoding:
- the radA gene encoding DNA repair protein RadA, with amino-acid sequence MAKKKILFECQHCGLTTPKWMGKCTNCGAWDSFVELNEHQQDVVKKTKSSSSLASKALSINDIVENEVYRYSSLDIELDGVLGGGIVPGSLTLIGGSPGVGKSTLLLKVASNIASTNKNVLYVTGEESSGQIKLRANRLNSNNDSLYLLSEIRLEQILVELEHRKYEFLIIDSIQTIYSENITSAPGSVTQVRQITFELMRIAKEKDIAIFIIGHITKEGSIAGPRVLEHMVDTVLYFEGDSSQELRILRGFKNRFGPTSEIGVFEMRNDGLVSATDVASRFFNRNSEQAGSALTVVMEGSRPIILEVQALVSESHTSNSKRQATGFDTNRLNMLLALLERKLEIPLSGYDVFINITGGIKITETSADLAILAAIISSFRDRAISKETIFIGEVSLVGDVREVYGMDVRLKEAKMQNIKKVLLAKKPLEKTTIKTFIVDEVTKLLEWY
- the fliL gene encoding flagellar basal body-associated protein FliL codes for the protein MAEEEGTNEESAPKEKKSGNMLMIIIIVVLILIIIGGAVVAFLLMGNDDVAVSQPAPQVNEKSVSKSSRSSGDYSDSRKLNDIGILYPLDTFTVNLKSDSGRRYLKVTMSLELEGEELSLELDKKSPVLRDRVIRILTSKTLEEISSKKGKQKISDQIMDTLNAMISDGRIKGIYFTEFVVQ
- the acpS gene encoding holo-ACP synthase, which codes for MIGIDLIKTSRMKSFMEKFGEKALLRFLSPQEIKLVSNYKTASGFWASKEALSKALGVGIGKDCAFEDIKITKTKKGAPKLELSEKLINNFNISDTSLSITHDGEYAIAVVAIKTN
- a CDS encoding carbonic anhydrase — its product is MNLEEYAQGNKLFKSYFTKNKEALLKLVSGGQSPKALFIGCSDSRVIPDLMVQSDPGDLFVIRNVGNFVPPYKPDEDYHATASGIEYAVSILKVQEIIICGHTHCGACSSLYQELNDPSLIHTKKWLELGQSAKTAAILSLGSEAPIENLLRLTEKLSIIKQLENILTYPIIKKRFEDGSLYIHGWLYDMETGNINYYNPETYEFLPLKDLTLTANSL
- the thiS gene encoding sulfur carrier protein ThiS, producing the protein MNIIINGETKKFKSEITLLEILQELSLEGKVMAAAVNMEIVKQNEWNSYKLKDLDKLELLDFVGGG
- a CDS encoding diguanylate cyclase; this encodes MSQKNFKKLFTIYFIIFGAMISIISGIISYNIQLNSFKDELNSKANEIMLIKKFLILKEEIKSFDYIVKSLPKSNILKEYIQDQNVNKLNKLEDVFLIITNTNRNVEQLRYIDKNGVEIIKINKKNIGDEAYLVPKNELQNKSNREYFKIVSAMTEMKVWYSKFNLNIEHGKIETPYKPTIRVAIPIFNKLQKFEGMIIVNLLTKKIFKSIGNSSTFEHYIVDKDGNYILHPDEQYSFNKYTGVKRDLKKDFPNITADILSTYKTFNNNYIYDLSDVIQNEDKAILILKPKKEYQEQFLKDRILSTIYIIILSMLASVLMALYVSRQPSELQKALYVANRELNRFASILDKYVVSARTKKDSTIVEVSSAFADSSGYTKEELIGKPMRIIRNKDTSSSIISDLWDKLLNNQAWDGEIKNTRKDGSDFWLEQHIVAVKNEDDKIESFLSVSQDITLKKEFELLSSMDKLTGILNRRKLDEFLDYEVESANRYKQNLSLIIIDIDHFKEVNDTYGHQVGDFVLSQTTKIISSLIRKSDIFGRFGGEEFLIIAPYSSKEESFILAEKLREKISNYNFKEVGYKTISLGIAQLEENEDVKSLVKNADTALYEAKNSGRNKSVIYKPKS
- the ftsY gene encoding signal recognition particle-docking protein FtsY, translated to MFGFIKKSLSKTADAIRTVVPKKKITFTKDELEDILLEADVEYALVEIIINEIYQDKVTRDILRSKLLATLAYTSYKEPEFTAPFVELIVGVNGAGKTTTISKLAQRYKSEGKKVILGAGDTFRAAAIEQLTLWSKKLDIPIVSSKQGHDSSAVAFDTIDSAKAKGFDNVIIDTAGRLHTQTNLANELKKINRICDKAHPGSPHRTILVVDGTQGNSAIAQAKAFNEMVGIDGIIITKLDGTAKGGSIFSIAYALELPILYVGTGEQPENLTPFDKYEFVDTLLDAIFVEEETA